In Peromyscus eremicus chromosome X, PerEre_H2_v1, whole genome shotgun sequence, the sequence acagaaaaataatatctAGATTGATGGTATATAGGATGACATTGTGAAATatgtatacattgtatacaataattttgtggcagggtcctgtgctgttgttgcctttgggggaggggggcaagtaggcacagagtcaaaccacacagactctgggagaatgtcaaaacaacaagctcaggaagaggcaagcattatataccctccaccccactctggtgtgacatggctgcctctcattgggccaggtcatctccagatcttgtttcagctgctgttgctaaggcccttggGCAGACCCAGTTTGGCTCTCaaaaggtatattttttttttactgttttgggCCAgatggccctcaagcctgttagggatgagtcatcccacataaTTTATTGGAGCTAGTTAACATATGCATTACCCCACAAACAATATTTTGTGTGTGAAAAGAGCAATTAACTTCCTTCAGCAACTTTCAAAATATAGTATGTTCCTTGTAGCTGCAGTCTCCATGAATAGAACAGATCTCTTGAACTTCTTTTAATGAAGATTTTGTCTTTTCAGCAtcacctcctcctgctccccagacCCTCtctagttttaaaattttcacaCAATGCCCTCCAGGTTCATCATTGTGCAAATGatagggattttattttatttttaatgtcaaaTAGAGTTCCATTTATATATCTGTCACATTATCCATTTGTCTGTGAGTGGACACTGGGGTTGAGTCCATATCTTGAGTATTCTGAGAAGCACTTCAATGAACCTGGACATGCAGATATCTGTCAAAGCTGCTGACTAATTCCCTTTGGATACTCACTAGTGAAGTTGTTTGGTCATATGGTTAGTTCTAAGCTCAATTATTTGAGGAAATTCTCTCCTAATTTTCATAAATATTGTACCTATTTGCATTCCTACCAATGGTGTGGAAGGGTCCCCTTTTCTCACATACTTTGCTACTCCTGTCACCCCTTATTTTTGATAGTAACATTTGTAGCAAATGTGATGTGACATCTCATGATCATTTCAATGTGCATATCTTCTGTACTTAGTGATGTTGACCATTTTTTATATGCCCATTGGTAGAATCTTCCTGTTAAGGGATATTTCTTTAGTCTGTTAGTGTGGTGTAGTTGATTTATTTTCTGACATTAAACCCTGCATTTAATTGTTGTTACCAATTAATTAATTGTTAGTTGTTGGAATAAACTTCACTAAGCTGGAACATTTTGTACTTTTTCTAtattgctgaattttttttttaatttttattttgcaatacaattaagttctacatacaggcacagattcccttgttctcccccctcccgcccccctcaccttccccccagcccgcctccccttccaatctcctccagggcaaagccttccccacagactgagatcaacctggtggactcagtccaggtaggtccagtcccctcctcccaggccgagccaagcgaccctgcataggccccaggtttcaaacagccgactcatgcaatgagcacaggacccaccctaattgtcgtgctagaaacctcatccaactactgagggatctggatgcagagatcatgactaggccccaggtggatctctgggagtccaattagcgagaatgaggagggtttatatgagagagaattgttgagaccaaggtcggataaagcacagagacaaatagtcaaacaaacggaaacacatgaaatatgaaccaatggctgaggggtcaccaactggatcaggccctctgagtgggtgagacagttgattggcctgatctgtttgggaggcatccaggcactggcactgggtcctatattgctgaattttaaaaaatatatagcctggtttaatttagtagttgttataatccaatgtctcccagcagctattgttggctcatcagcaatcaaaaaatttaaagtcaatacaACACTATATAGGATCCAGGCTCCCCATATATTTCCCATTTCTACATGGCTtattctatggtgatattttatttgtattaaaatggtatttgtatgttaataaataaagttgcccgggggtcagagctattagcaagccataagaaagcagggcaatggtggcatacacttttttttttttttttggtttttcgagacagggtttctctgtgtagctttgcacctttcctggaactcacttggtagaccaggctggcctcgaactcacagagatccacctagctctgcctcccaagtgctgggattaaaggcgtgcgccaccaccgcccggctatttttatagctttttttttttaaatgattttcttcttgtatgtgtattagtgttttgcctgcatatgtgtctgggtgagggtgtcaggtcccctggaactggagttacagacagttgtgagctggcaggtgagtgctgggaattgaacccaggtcctctggaagtgcagctagtgctcttaaccactgagccatctctccagccagtggcgtacacttgtaatcccagtacttggtaggcagagctaggtaagtctctgtgtgttcagggatacagccagtattggatacacatgcctttaatctcaataccaatcatagaaaacctggaggtctatacagacaggccgtgacgaggcggtcatgtggttgtgcttacaaccaatgagaaggcagaacagaaactctatataaagactttaacacaggaagtaactctggtttggagaggtaggaccactgcaggaggaagggtaagggtttagctcttagctctgacctcttggctttcttctttgcattggttctgtgtttcttatttaataagacagttggttacttctacattattctttttttttataaatttttattttaaaaaattttctttctttttacataccaacccctccctcctcttctcccactccctccacataccccccatcccacctccatcccctcttCATAGAGAGTAAGTTcttccttgggtagtcaacacaggcggTTATACCATGTTGGGGCTAGACATAGACCCTCccttctgcatcaaggctgggatTTAAAAAGGTATTAAAATGGGAAATAATGATCAAATTATATTGTatgataaaagtttttaaattaatcaatggaattaattaattatacttttaatttttctcagatATGAGATGGGTATTAACTATTCTGGTCCTTTAAGAATATATGTCTTGATTCTGGTTCATTGCTCATAATGTGACATCTCTGGTAACTATGGAAACATAAGAATTTTTCAAGTCACTCTCTTACCCTGGGCAGTCACTAATATTTGAgcctcataaaagaaaaaaataggcaagtattttatattttctacataGTTTCTATTAGTAAGTTTCAATTTCATGACATAGAGTGTCAAAGAGGCCACTGACATATGTTTCAGCTATTTTTGACACCATTTCCATGTGAGTAAATCCTGCTGCATAttataagtgctgggaatactTGCATGTCTATGAAGGCTCTCAAGCTGGCACTAACTAACCATTATACCTGTGTAGTTTCCTGAAGTTCAGTATGTGAATTAGCCTCTCTATGTTGTTATTCTGTCTACAAAATGGGAATAATGATTGTGTGGATCTCATTGGAGGGACGATAATGTAAAATATGCTAATACCCCAGAAGTGTATAAAAGAGGCTCCAACTAAGCAAAACAGAGGAGAGGAATGGAAAGGTTTGGGTGAAACAGGATTTGGTTGGTGGAACACTGCTGTGAGCTGAAATATCTGTCTAATAGAATTTCTTTTACTGAAGGTGATTCGCCTCTTGTGTGACTCCCTGTCTGGTCACCATTTCCTGTTGTTTGGAAGATATTTATAATCTTCGCATATACAAAATGGTTCTTCTCACCCTTGATATGCAAAGGTAAAAACTTAAATAAGCCATTGAGATTTTCAAGTAGGATCTTTCTGAAACACATGCATCTACTCCATGGGATTCAGACATGGGCAAAACTACATCCAGCCAGGCTAGCTCATTTGCCTTGCACAACATCATTCTCCACTCTGTTTCCATTTGTGCTTCAAAATTCACTGCTCCTGCTCTCAACAGCTTCAGATCTGCCTTGGCAAGGAATAAGGGCGTGGTATTACACAAGCCACTGTCAACTGAAAACCCATCTTGCAGGTGTAACTTCCCAAGTAGTACAGCAACTGCCTCCTTCCAATTAAGAAGCACATTCCACAGAGTCTGTGGAGCACAGGCTAGCTGGTACAGATTTCCTGGTAAGGAGATCCAGTTTGTAGGTCCCCCAAACATTGTGCATGGGAAATGGCAATGTCATTGTCTAGAGGCCTTAACCGACTTTTTCTATTGAAAGACATGGTGACACTCCTTGAGCCATAGTTTTTCATAAGCATTAATACTACCTTCAAAGAAGTGATCTAAATAAGTTGGTGTATAGTAAATGTGGAGTCTCAATTGGTGCTGAAGAAGATAGGTGTAAACACAATATAGACAAGATGCTTTATGCATTtcaattaaatgaagaaatttttcAGAAAAGGACCTTTGGGAAAGTTTTGGGAAATGCTTGAAACATCTATGAATCCTCATGTTTTACAAATAGATTTTagttttctgggaaaaaaagaaagaatttgagTTTTCCCacatgatctttttctttttctttctttttctttttctttctttttttttttttttttgaaacaggttttctctgtgagACAGTcgtggctgtcctggcactcactctgtagaccagacttgcaTCAAACTCACTCATagtgatctgcttgcctctgcctcctgagtgctgggattaaaggtatacaccgcTGCCACCTGGCTCCCCACATGTTCTGCAATCACACATATactagcacacacacatgtacacatacagtgAAATATACACAATTCAAGTATGAAATTttgatatacatgcatataccatgttaaacatttgtcattttcctttgttctttcagCAGACAGTATAAGTAAGTTCAGTGTTTGTAATATTCCACAATCATATTTTAGAAGTGAAATTATTCTAAGCAATACCTCTGCTTATTGCTACCATTTAagttatttatcattttttatgtATTGCAAACATAGTGGAAATAAGCATCACCTTACATATAATATTGCAAACTCATTTTGACTTAACTTCAAGCATTAAAGTTCTCAGTTAACAAATATACACATTTCAGCATTTGACAGATACAGTGAAATTGCTAAGCAAAACTTCTTACAGAGGGAGCTTCTGCTATATTTGTGGAATTTGGGGCATCTTACACTCTTACTCGTAGTATGATGATCCCTAATACATAGACACACTACTTAAATACAACTACAAGACAGCATAGACAAGGTATGAGGGTTTAGTTCTCCATAAAGTATGACTCATTTTGTTTTCCCAACTTCTCTTGGGTTCCTGGCTTGACTATATCCTTGTTCAATCTTATCTTCAGATTTTTCAGTGGAAAAGGGTGCATCTTCAAGCTGAGTGCCCTCCTTAGCAGCCTATTAGCTTTGGTGTTTGAAATAATCATTGCAAGCAGCCAATGCTGGCGCCCGTGGAGATTCGACAACAACATTTTGCAATTTGTGTCCTTTGGACTCTGGGAGGCTTATTTCCCTCAAGAGCTTAATGAATCAGAGACTGTAACCAAGATGCTGGTGTACACCACTACCGATTCCACCAGGACCAGTTCATCTGAGTTTCAGATTGCACAGACCCTGATAGTGTGGGCCATTTTGATGAAGCCTGTGGTTCTGATTTTTGGTGTAGTTGCTATTAAGATCAGCTGCATGAAAGACCCATTTGTGGAGATGGCAACATACTGCTACAATGTTTCTGCCTCAGTTTTGTGTGTTAGCAGCCTGTTCACATTGGTTTCCGTCAGCTGGAACCACTTTGTAGATCATTATGGCCAAACCACTCTCGACTTTCCATCATACTTTCCTGTTAGCGAAGAAGCACTGATAACCAAATACTgcactactgtgctgccattaGGGGTTCTGACAGCTGCCATCTCACTTTTCAGTGCAGTTATCTTTCTTTCTGAGATAAGCGTTTTGCAACTACAGAGTTGGAAGAAGGCCCAGCGTGCTTCCATAGTGACCACTCAAGAGGCCTGAAGTAAGGGCCCCTGCATTTGCAACATCTGTCAGAAGGCTCCTTGAAGAAATTCCTATtcacacacaaaactcaagtactcATCAGTTTGCTCTAAATAAAGCATAAACATGGTTCTCTAGGTGTGTCTAATCTTACTTCCTCCTATATCTGTCTATAATGTTCCTTTTGTTAACCGTTTTCACATCCTAAACTCTGAAGGTCATGATCATGTGTTCAGATTTGGCCAATAAGGTATAGTAAACAAAAGTACTGGTGAAATGCAATGTGCAAAATAAACACAACAAATACCAATGAAAGAAGGTTTGTGAGGAAGCTGCCACGTAAAAGAAAAGTAACCACACTTCTGTGTAGAGTCCACTATGTACTCAGGTCTAATGTGGGCAGAGCTGGACTTCTTTATTGTTGGCTCTGCTGACTGTGTGCCCTTTTCATAGAGTGGGGAGGTTATGCTGTACACTGGGAAGTGGGCATCTCCTGTCTTTCTGTTTGTAAATATGACAAATGGCCAGGCATTTCCAGTGTGCTCTGATGGAAAAAGTGGTATGGAGACCGGAGGACAGGTTGTCCAAGTTGCTTTCCTTGATTTATTTACTAAATAACTGGGTTCAAACTCACAATAAGTTGGATGCAAAAATATTTACCCATTATACCCCATTTCACATAAGGATACTCCATACTTTGTGCCCATAGAATGAAAGCCATTtcatagagaaaaagaaactcatgGCATCTATAAAATTTTCCATAGTCTTTATTAGCCCGAACTTTGTTCAGTAGTCCAAACTCTTTTGGGACTCAGGGCAGGTTTTCAACCATGAGACCTTAGACAATCAGAAATTGACTCGTATActtctaaaataaaatgatatggaTAAATTACCATTataaaagggaggaaggaggcatAGCTGctatggaatatttctttacactgtgttgtcattaaataaataagctgactggccaatagctgaataggataaagttaggctggaaagccaaattgagaatgatAGGGAGAAGAAGGGTGAAGTCAAAGGAGATACCAGCTAgctgcagagcaagcaggatgtgtagaaaatgaggtaacaaaccattagccacatggcaaagcatatatagaaatatgggttaatttaagtataagactTAGCTAGTaattgcaccatagggaatgggctccaaaaatccagtTCTTGTACCCgaaataagtcctggtcccattgccagggaacccacaaacacatcaagccatgcaactttcatccacattcagagggcctagtttggtcccatgcaggctctccaactgtcagtccagagtccatgagctcccactagcttgggtcagctatctctgtggtttttcccatcatgattctgaacCCCCTTGCTTTTataatcctccctccctctcctctactgaactccaggatcttggccaagtgattggctgtgggtctctgcatctgttctgatcagtcactggatgtaggttctgtgatgacaattacgGTCGACACCAATCCAAGTGCAGGGGAAGACTacttcaagcaccctctccaccatttctgtgagtcttagctggggacaatcttgtgagttcctggtgTTTTCCCTAGCTGCAGGGTTTTCCCCTTAATGgttcactctgtcaagatatctctttcactgctctccctccccatctctcccccaactcagccatcttgACCCTGATGTTCCCAATCCCATCTCTTCCCCTCTACTCCTCCTGccagtttacccagaagatcttaaccctttcccctccctgggacaat encodes:
- the LOC131898809 gene encoding uncharacterized protein LOC131898809, which translates into the protein MVLLTLDMQRFFSGKGCIFKLSALLSSLLALVFEIIIASSQCWRPWRFDNNILQFVSFGLWEAYFPQELNESETVTKMLVYTTTDSTRTSSSEFQIAQTLIVWAILMKPVVLIFGVVAIKISCMKDPFVEMATYCYNVSASVLCVSSLFTLVSVSWNHFVDHYGQTTLDFPSYFPVSEEALITKYCTTVLPLGVLTAAISLFSAVIFLSEISVLQLQSWKKAQRASIVTTQEA